AACCGGTCGCCGACCTGCAAGACGAGTTCGCCGAGGCGAGCGGGCTCAACTTCACGAACCCCGAGCAGGCCCATATCACGATGAAGTTCCTCGGCGACGTTCGAAAGAGCGGAACTCTTTCGAGCCAATCAGAATCGCAAAGCGATTCTGATGACGTGGGCGAGGACCGCGTCGACGACCTCAAGCGCGAGCTGTCCGCCGCCGTCGCGGACGCGGGCGTCGACCCCTTCACCGTCCGCTACGGCGGGCTCGGTGTCTTCCCGAGTCTCGACTACATTAGCGTCGTCTGGCTGGGCGTCGAACGGGGCGGCGAGCAACTCACCAGGCTCCACGAATCCATCGAAGCGCGGACGACCGAGTTGGGCTTCGACCCCGAGGATCACGACTTCACGCCCCACGTCACCCTCGCGCGGATGGAACACGCCGGCGGGAAGGACCTGGTCCAGGACCTCGTCGAGGAGCGCGACCCGACGATCGGCGAGGCCCGCGTCGAAGAGGTGCGCCTGACCGAGAGCACCCTGACCGAAGACGGGCCGGTCTACTCGACGGTCGAGTCGTTCCCGCTGACGTGAGCGAGTCGAGCGGAGCCCGATCCGGTCCGTTCTCTGCCGTAACTGTCCGCGCAAACTGAACGTTAGCGCGTCTCTGGCGGATATAGTCAGGAAATACTGAACGGGGTATGATAGGCCGCTTCAGCGTAGCGTCCGCGAGACGATGGTCTCCGGGCATCCCGGACTCGGCGGCAACCGCGACCGCGACCAGGCGGCAAGCGCGAGCGCGAGCACTGCCACGACGTGGCGCGTCACGCGCCGGGAGGCTCTCGCCGCGCTCGGCGGCGCGGGCCTGGCGTCGGCGGTCGGCGCCCCGGACGCGACGAC
This window of the Natrinema salifodinae genome carries:
- the thpR gene encoding RNA 2',3'-cyclic phosphodiesterase; amino-acid sequence: MRLFVSVDLPDDLAQPVADLQDEFAEASGLNFTNPEQAHITMKFLGDVRKSGTLSSQSESQSDSDDVGEDRVDDLKRELSAAVADAGVDPFTVRYGGLGVFPSLDYISVVWLGVERGGEQLTRLHESIEARTTELGFDPEDHDFTPHVTLARMEHAGGKDLVQDLVEERDPTIGEARVEEVRLTESTLTEDGPVYSTVESFPLT